The sequence TGCGCCGGGCCGGTCGGGCGGCGGCGGCCATGTTCCCAGTTGAGTAGCGTGCCCTTGGCAACGCCGATACTCCGCGCGAACGCGCCCTGCGACAGGCCAGTGCTGGCCCGGATCGCGGCGACATCAACGGCGGGCGCTTCGACCTGATGGACCACGGCGCGGGTCTTCTCGCCACGCGCGAAAGCCAGCGCTTCATTCAGGCCGTCCATCACGCTGTTATAAACTTTGCTCATGATCTGGCTCCGTATGTTGCGAGCAGTTCCTTGCTCAACGCGACTGCCG is a genomic window of Novosphingobium sp. MMS21-SN21R containing:
- a CDS encoding helix-turn-helix domain-containing protein, with protein sequence MSKVYNSVMDGLNEALAFARGEKTRAVVHQVEAPAVDVAAIRASTGLSQGAFARSIGVAKGTLLNWEHGRRRPTGPAQVLLAMIAKKPSLVSELLR